The Thermococcus sp. genomic interval CTCTTTATGGATTTCTAGAGATATGGATAGAAACAGGAGTTGCACTAGGATTACTGCTATTGGGTATACTCAAGGGATGGTTTATCTCATCAACTGTCATACAGCTCTCCGGCGTTATTCTTTCCCTGGTAGGGACTGCCTCTTTTATTTTGATGATATTCTCATACCTCCGATACAGGGACTACACCAAGCAGCTCCTAGCGATTCAGCTCAAGAAGACCGACAAGGCAGAGCTCTCAATAAAGCTCTGAACCTCCCATTTTTAAATCCCAAAACCTCACTCTTTTTCAAATTCCATTCAATTATTCAACACCGGGGTAGAATAAAGAATCAGACAGTAATTGAAGAAGCTAGCGGTGGAATGCCCGAGTTGGCCACCTCAAGTATTTTATTGCTCTTCCGCTCCTTCTTATGCTGGAGGGCAACGATAGAAAGCTTCAGCCTAACCCACTTCTCATTAACATTTATCTCAGCATGGAGGCTCTTAATGTTCCAAAGCACATACTTGTCAACACCAAACTTCTTCGAGGCTTCCAACAGCTCAAACCCAACCACGTCAATCTTATTCCTACCTGGCAACATGCCGAAATCCAAGATGAGGTCGTCTCCAACCATGATTGAGTACTTATACTGCCTATCCGGAACGCTAACAAACAACGAATCAACGATGGGGTCATAATCAATGGGCTTAAACTTCCTCTTGACCTCGCTCATTGTCAACCACCTTAACCCGCCTACTCGAAGGCTGAGGAAACGCCGTCACCACAGCCAGCCTCATTTTACTCTTTCTCTCCCTGGCCTCAACGACAATAATTAAATCCATACCATCCATCTCAGGGTGCAAATACGTTAACTTAAACCTGTTCTCCCCCCTGTTGCTCGATCCCCCTCAAATACTTCCAGCGGTTGAGCAACACATCCTCGACCAGCCTCGGCCTAATGTTCCTCTCCTGCAACCTTAACTTCACATGCTCCGTGAGGGAAATCTCTGCAATACTGCCCGAACTGAGGAGCTTAACGAACTTCACGAAATCCATGAAACCTCAAACATCACTCATCACCCACTCTTAAATACATTACTGACGGAAAAATAAGTTAAAAAAGGAGTCAATAGGTCTTCCAATCAGTCTCGTTAGGGGTTCCGCTTAAAGAGGACTACCCATTGTAAAAGTCGAGAAACTGACTGCTTACTCCCCAACGACCTGCACCACGACCCTCCTGTGCCTCGGCCTGACATCAAGTTCAACGAAGAATATCTGCTGCCACGTTCCCCTCACGAGACGGCCGTCAACGACAGGGAAGCATTCGCTAGCTCCGAGGAGAGTGGCCCTCAGATGGCTGTGGGCGTTATCATCGATTCTGTCGTGAAGGTATCCCCTTCCCTTAGGAACAAGCTCCCTCAGGATTCTCTTAAAGTCCTCCAAGAGACCACTCTCGTGTTCTATCGTGACTATCGCACCCGTCGCCCCGGGCACGAAGACGAGGGCATGGCCGTTTTTTATTCCACTCTCTCTCACGACCTTCTCGACTTCCCCCGTTATGTCCACGAGGTCTATCTCACCCATGGTGGAGAAGCGTAGCTCCCCGGTAAAGACGGCCATCACATCACCTCCAGCAACCTCTTGACCTTTCCAACGACCTCAAGGGGATTCCTGCCGAAGATGTAAACGAGAGGTTCTACGCCCTTTCCACCACCGTCAACAATCGCATCCCACTCGGCGCTTTCAAAGGCTTTCGCTATGGTCTTGACCGCCTCCATCTCTGAGAGACCGCCGGTTCTTACTCGGGTGAACTTCAGTCCGGCCCTCTCAAGGGCTCTTTCAACGTCTTCACCGTAGCGAATGTTCAGAACGCTCCTGAGCGAGGGCCTTCTCTTCATTACCTCAACGACCAGGCTTGCGGTAAAGACGCTCGCCCCGAACTCCGGAGGTAACGCGTAGGGCCTGCCCTTGACGAGGGTTATCCTACCGGGAACGGCGGCAACATCATCTGGCCTTCTGGCGTTAGCTGGGGCATAGGCGAAGTTGCTCCTTACTTCAGGAATCAGACTGGAAAAGCCCTCCAGTGAGAGAAGTTCCCTGAGGGCCACATCAAGCTCGTCCAGAACGGCTGAGCGCGGGAACGGTGGGACGAGTTCCCTGCAGAGGCCTTCGCTTACGCCGGCGTACGATGAGTAGTGCCTGCAG includes:
- a CDS encoding DUF2283 domain-containing protein, whose translation is MSEVKRKFKPIDYDPIVDSLFVSVPDRQYKYSIMVGDDLILDFGMLPGRNKIDVVGFELLEASKKFGVDKYVLWNIKSLHAEINVNEKWVRLKLSIVALQHKKERKSNKILEVANSGIPPLASSITV
- a CDS encoding secondary thiamine-phosphate synthase enzyme YjbQ — encoded protein: MAVFTGELRFSTMGEIDLVDITGEVEKVVRESGIKNGHALVFVPGATGAIVTIEHESGLLEDFKRILRELVPKGRGYLHDRIDDNAHSHLRATLLGASECFPVVDGRLVRGTWQQIFFVELDVRPRHRRVVVQVVGE
- a CDS encoding thiamine-phosphate synthase family protein, which codes for MRTPSVYIAEELMPYLRAKIAEALYRAGFRQARIASYLGITQAMVSKYLAGKYRVPPEGVSKLLDAVAEEVSRLIIGGSSKEEVLLLLSRRLYELFTTEEVCRHYSSYAGVSEGLCRELVPPFPRSAVLDELDVALRELLSLEGFSSLIPEVRSNFAYAPANARRPDDVAAVPGRITLVKGRPYALPPEFGASVFTASLVVEVMKRRPSLRSVLNIRYGEDVERALERAGLKFTRVRTGGLSEMEAVKTIAKAFESAEWDAIVDGGGKGVEPLVYIFGRNPLEVVGKVKRLLEVM